From a region of the Deinococcus terrestris genome:
- a CDS encoding carbohydrate kinase family protein translates to MKFYVIGDVTVDHLYHLDHLPAPGEEVVPTHATMKPGGAGGTISVTLARLGHSVTLAARVGQDPFAEYALASVRESGVSQSAIQQDPEHLTSTITVMQTRQGQRAMLSHGAANRQLDPAKLKRKDVEGSDALIVSAYSLTEGPQREYALKAIEAAQKAKKPVPVFIDLGTGAVNKVGTDLIENVIGADYLTLNQHELLALTDTTSISAALAQLGDAGARQVVVKVGKMGSIVWTPTETELVDAVRPQGQVVDSTGAGDTFTAAFAHAVLTGQPLREAARTANAAGALAATRVGAQALPITPADLEEALAR, encoded by the coding sequence GTGAAGTTCTATGTCATCGGTGACGTAACCGTCGATCACCTCTACCACCTCGACCACCTGCCCGCCCCCGGCGAGGAAGTCGTCCCCACCCACGCCACCATGAAGCCGGGAGGCGCGGGCGGCACCATCAGCGTGACCCTGGCCCGCCTGGGCCACAGCGTGACCCTCGCCGCCCGCGTGGGCCAGGACCCCTTCGCCGAGTACGCCCTGGCGAGCGTCCGCGAGAGCGGCGTGTCCCAGAGCGCCATCCAGCAGGACCCCGAACACCTCACCAGCACCATCACGGTGATGCAGACCCGGCAGGGCCAGCGGGCCATGCTCAGCCACGGCGCGGCCAACCGCCAGCTTGACCCCGCCAAGCTCAAGAGAAAGGACGTGGAGGGCAGCGACGCCCTGATCGTCAGCGCCTACAGCCTCACCGAGGGGCCGCAGCGCGAGTACGCTCTCAAGGCCATCGAAGCCGCCCAGAAGGCCAAAAAGCCCGTGCCCGTCTTTATCGACCTCGGCACCGGGGCGGTGAACAAGGTGGGCACCGACCTGATCGAGAACGTGATTGGGGCCGACTACCTCACCCTCAACCAGCACGAACTGCTCGCGCTGACCGACACGACCAGCATCAGCGCGGCGCTCGCGCAGCTCGGGGACGCCGGGGCGCGGCAGGTGGTCGTCAAGGTCGGCAAGATGGGCAGCATCGTCTGGACGCCCACCGAGACCGAACTCGTGGACGCCGTGCGCCCCCAGGGGCAGGTCGTGGATTCGACGGGCGCCGGGGACACCTTCACCGCCGCCTTTGCCCACGCGGTCCTGACCGGCCAGCCCCTGCGCGAGGCCGCCCGCACTGCCAACGCCGCCGGGGCGCTCGCCGCCACCCGCGTCGGCGCCCAGGCCCTGCCCATCACCCCCGCCGACCTCGAAGAGGCGCTCGCCCGCTGA
- a CDS encoding gamma-glutamyltransferase family protein — protein MVATSQPLAAQVGQSLLQRGGNAVDAAIGTAAALTVVEPTSNGLGGDLFALVWEGGELHGLNASGAAPAALSLDALAERHGGEMPRHGWTPVTVPGGVRGWADLHARFGRLPFADVLAPAVALAREGYPLSPVLATSWARAISIYRRLNLPIMEEWFRVFAPDGFTPAPGALWRSEGHARTLELIGATNGAAFYEGELAERIDAHSQATGGLLRGSDLAQHRSEWVTPIHADYGGHRIYEIPPNGQGIAALIALNVLNGVDLPEQWGDPAGLHLQIEAMKRGFADAHAYVADPRHVPVEVERLLGAENAVAHRAHLGHTARDPSTPAPSVGGTVYLAAADAEGGMVSLIQSNYMGFGSGVVVPGTGIGLHNRGHNFSLQPGHPNALAPGKRPYHTIIPGFLGRVDGAPVGPFGVMGGFMQPQGHLQVVLNTVRYGMNPQQALDAPRWQWLQGRAVEVEPELGAQVARALLARSHDLRVQLDPGSFGRGQIIWRNPETGVLEGGTESRTDGHIAVW, from the coding sequence ATGGTGGCGACCAGCCAGCCCCTCGCCGCGCAGGTCGGCCAGAGCCTGCTGCAGCGGGGCGGCAACGCGGTCGACGCCGCCATCGGCACCGCCGCCGCACTCACGGTGGTGGAACCCACCAGCAACGGCCTGGGCGGCGACCTGTTCGCGCTGGTGTGGGAAGGCGGCGAGTTGCATGGCCTGAACGCCAGCGGCGCGGCCCCGGCTGCGCTGAGCCTGGACGCCCTCGCCGAACGCCACGGCGGCGAGATGCCCCGCCACGGCTGGACGCCCGTGACCGTCCCCGGCGGCGTGCGCGGCTGGGCCGACCTGCACGCCCGCTTCGGCCGCCTGCCCTTTGCCGACGTGCTGGCCCCGGCCGTGGCCCTGGCCCGCGAAGGCTACCCCCTCTCGCCCGTCCTCGCCACGAGCTGGGCGCGGGCCATCTCCATCTACCGCCGCCTCAACCTTCCCATCATGGAGGAATGGTTCCGTGTCTTCGCCCCGGACGGCTTTACCCCCGCTCCCGGCGCCCTGTGGCGCAGCGAGGGCCACGCCCGCACCCTGGAACTCATCGGGGCGACGAACGGCGCGGCTTTCTACGAGGGCGAACTGGCCGAAAGAATCGACGCCCATTCCCAGGCGACCGGCGGCCTCCTGCGCGGCAGCGACCTTGCCCAGCACCGCTCGGAGTGGGTCACGCCCATCCACGCTGACTACGGCGGCCACCGCATCTACGAGATTCCGCCCAACGGCCAGGGCATCGCCGCGCTGATCGCCCTGAACGTCCTGAACGGGGTGGACCTGCCGGAACAGTGGGGCGACCCCGCCGGACTGCACCTCCAGATCGAGGCGATGAAGCGCGGCTTCGCGGACGCCCACGCCTATGTGGCTGATCCCCGGCATGTCCCGGTAGAGGTGGAGCGCCTGCTGGGAGCTGAGAATGCGGTGGCCCACCGTGCTCACCTCGGCCATACCGCCCGCGACCCCTCCACCCCGGCGCCGAGCGTGGGCGGCACCGTGTACCTCGCCGCCGCCGACGCGGAGGGCGGCATGGTCAGCCTGATCCAGAGCAACTACATGGGCTTCGGCTCGGGCGTGGTCGTGCCCGGCACCGGCATCGGCCTGCACAACCGGGGGCACAACTTCAGCCTTCAGCCGGGGCACCCCAACGCCCTCGCTCCCGGCAAGCGGCCCTACCACACCATCATCCCCGGCTTCCTGGGGCGCGTAGACGGCGCCCCGGTTGGCCCCTTCGGCGTGATGGGCGGCTTTATGCAGCCGCAGGGCCACCTGCAAGTCGTGCTAAACACGGTGCGCTACGGCATGAACCCCCAGCAGGCCCTCGACGCCCCGCGCTGGCAGTGGCTTCAGGGCCGCGCGGTGGAGGTCGAGCCCGAACTCGGTGCCCAGGTCGCCCGCGCCCTCCTCGCGCGAAGCCATGACCTGCGCGTCCAGCTCGACCCCGGTTCCTTCGGGCGCGGCCAGATCATCTGGCGCAACCCTGAAACCGGCGTGCTGGAGGGCGGCACCGAGAGCCGGACGGACGGGCACATCGCGGTCTGGTGA
- a CDS encoding SDR family oxidoreductase, whose amino-acid sequence MTFDLSEKTMLVTGATGGIGKETARELARMGARVLIVGRNPQKTADAAREVGAAGHLVADLSEMKQVRRAAAEFREREGRLDVLVNNAGAFYAERQETREGVEMTWALNHLAAFLLTRELLPLLRGSRHARVVTVSSAAHAQGRIRWDDPEFRRGYRGWAAYSQSKLANVLFARELARREPGLLSNSLHPGLVRSGFAHNNGGLIDRAWGLVDRFGITPEEGAQTSIRLAADPSLLVSGRYFSQEKVAKEAPQARDDEAAARLWALSEEYVGG is encoded by the coding sequence ATGACCTTTGACCTGAGTGAAAAGACGATGCTGGTGACGGGCGCGACCGGCGGTATCGGCAAGGAGACGGCGCGGGAGCTAGCGCGGATGGGAGCGCGGGTGCTGATCGTGGGGCGCAACCCGCAGAAGACGGCGGACGCCGCGCGGGAGGTCGGCGCGGCGGGGCACCTCGTGGCCGACCTGTCGGAGATGAAACAGGTGCGCCGGGCCGCCGCTGAGTTCCGGGAGCGCGAGGGGCGGCTGGACGTGCTGGTGAACAACGCAGGGGCCTTTTACGCCGAGCGGCAGGAGACACGCGAGGGGGTAGAGATGACGTGGGCGCTGAACCACCTCGCGGCCTTCTTGCTCACGAGGGAGCTGCTGCCGTTGCTGCGCGGGTCGCGGCACGCACGGGTGGTTACCGTGTCCTCGGCGGCGCACGCGCAGGGGCGAATTCGCTGGGACGACCCGGAGTTCCGGCGCGGCTACCGGGGCTGGGCAGCCTACTCACAGAGCAAGCTCGCCAACGTGCTGTTCGCCCGCGAACTCGCCCGCCGCGAGCCGGGGCTGCTGAGCAACAGCCTGCATCCGGGGCTGGTCCGCAGCGGCTTCGCGCACAACAACGGCGGCCTGATTGACCGGGCGTGGGGGCTGGTGGACCGCTTCGGCATCACGCCGGAGGAAGGGGCGCAGACCAGCATCCGCCTCGCCGCCGACCCCTCGCTGCTGGTGAGCGGGCGCTATTTCAGCCAGGAGAAGGTGGCGAAGGAAGCGCCCCAGGCGCGAGACGACGAGGCGGCCGCGCGGCTGTGGGCGCTGAGCGAGGAATACGTGGGGGGGTGA
- the recG gene encoding ATP-dependent DNA helicase RecG, with translation MATVTELRDKLRRPLAAELATGCADRVVAGGVERLLASPLAGPFPGVREALRGYAELDAGARAEALERALALLDGAERKTAPRPAARQAPPAAAPGERLPLDAEVTRLDTGPGGARKLTSLGLHTVRDVLHAYPHRHEDRRALPDLAEVEEGQKVTVEGTVVAKSRRKPKPNMLILDVTLETPSGGRVKASWFNQPWVERQLREGARLVLTGRVKKFGRSVQLGVEHLETVEDARESLSTGRIVGVYDSKDGISQEFLRRSAFRALQAAPLDDYLPAHWRRERGLTDLGDALWGIHFPGDEGQLERGLHRLRFDEYLFLELRMLLQGEDAVLLGKRFQATSDDIARFESALPFSFTNAQRRVLLEITDDMRSERQMARLVQGDVGSGKTAVAACALYLAVRDGYQGALMAPTEILARQHYANLVGYLGKLDVRVGLLIGAMTPKQKLEMQTRIAEGEVDVVVGTQALIQENVRFDNLGLAVVDEEHRFGVMQRRKLLAGRPDVLVMSATPIPRSLALTAYGDLELSVIDELPPGRTPVETKLIQDTHRAQAYGFVMRQIREGRQAFVVTALIEENENLELLAATQLADGLKVMLPEARIDLLHGKMTAAEKEHVMDRFRAREFDVLVSTTVIEVGVDVPNASVMVIENAERFGLSQLHQLRGRVGRGSAKSYCVLVAGEHSKKTRQRLKIIEGSTDGFVIAEADLKLRGPGEIRGTRQSGIPDLRLGDLASDVEIIEQARALAKHILAHDPRLEHPRLGYLRSELQNRSQSVAFREVI, from the coding sequence ATGGCGACGGTCACGGAGTTGAGAGACAAACTGCGCCGCCCCCTCGCCGCAGAGCTGGCGACGGGATGCGCGGACCGGGTGGTGGCAGGCGGGGTGGAGCGGCTGCTCGCCTCGCCGCTGGCCGGGCCGTTTCCGGGCGTGCGCGAGGCGCTGCGGGGCTACGCGGAACTGGACGCGGGCGCACGGGCCGAGGCCCTGGAACGAGCGCTGGCGCTGCTGGATGGAGCAGAGAGGAAGACGGCCCCCCGCCCCGCCGCCCGGCAGGCCCCCCCGGCGGCGGCTCCGGGCGAGCGGCTGCCGCTGGACGCGGAGGTCACGCGGCTGGACACCGGGCCGGGAGGTGCTCGCAAGCTGACCTCGCTGGGGCTGCATACGGTCCGGGACGTGCTGCACGCCTACCCGCACCGCCACGAGGACCGCCGGGCGCTGCCGGACCTCGCGGAGGTCGAGGAGGGGCAGAAGGTCACGGTCGAGGGCACAGTGGTCGCCAAGAGTCGGCGCAAGCCCAAGCCGAACATGCTGATTCTGGACGTGACGCTGGAGACGCCCTCGGGGGGACGGGTCAAGGCGAGCTGGTTCAACCAGCCGTGGGTCGAGCGGCAACTCCGGGAGGGAGCGCGACTGGTCCTCACCGGGCGGGTGAAGAAGTTCGGCCGCAGCGTGCAGCTCGGCGTCGAGCATCTGGAGACGGTGGAGGACGCACGGGAGAGCCTCAGCACCGGGCGAATCGTGGGCGTGTACGACTCCAAGGACGGGATCTCGCAGGAGTTCTTGCGCCGCTCGGCGTTCCGGGCCTTGCAGGCGGCGCCGCTGGACGACTACCTGCCCGCGCACTGGCGGCGCGAGCGCGGGCTGACCGACCTGGGGGACGCGCTGTGGGGCATCCACTTTCCGGGAGACGAGGGGCAACTGGAGCGTGGGCTGCACCGGCTGCGCTTCGACGAGTACCTCTTTTTAGAACTGCGAATGCTGCTGCAAGGCGAGGACGCCGTGCTGCTGGGCAAACGCTTTCAGGCGACCTCGGACGACATTGCCCGCTTCGAATCGGCGCTGCCTTTCTCGTTCACGAACGCGCAGCGGCGGGTGCTGTTAGAGATCACCGACGACATGCGCTCGGAGCGGCAGATGGCGCGGCTGGTGCAGGGCGACGTGGGGAGCGGCAAGACGGCGGTGGCGGCGTGTGCCCTGTACCTCGCCGTGCGCGACGGCTACCAGGGGGCGCTGATGGCGCCGACGGAGATTCTGGCGCGGCAGCACTACGCGAATCTGGTTGGATACCTGGGCAAACTCGACGTGCGGGTCGGCCTGCTGATCGGGGCGATGACGCCCAAGCAGAAGCTGGAGATGCAGACGCGCATTGCCGAAGGCGAGGTGGACGTGGTGGTGGGCACGCAGGCGCTCATCCAGGAGAACGTGCGCTTCGACAACCTCGGCCTGGCAGTGGTGGACGAGGAGCACCGCTTCGGGGTGATGCAGCGGCGCAAGCTCCTGGCCGGGCGCCCCGACGTGCTGGTGATGTCGGCCACCCCGATTCCGCGCAGCCTCGCGCTGACGGCCTACGGGGACCTCGAACTGTCGGTGATCGACGAGCTGCCGCCGGGCCGCACCCCGGTCGAGACGAAGCTGATTCAAGACACGCACCGGGCGCAGGCCTACGGCTTCGTGATGAGGCAGATTCGGGAGGGGCGGCAGGCCTTTGTCGTCACCGCCCTGATCGAGGAGAACGAGAATCTGGAGCTGCTGGCGGCCACGCAGCTCGCGGACGGCCTCAAGGTGATGCTGCCGGAAGCCCGCATAGACCTGCTGCACGGCAAGATGACGGCGGCCGAAAAGGAACACGTGATGGACCGCTTCCGCGCCCGCGAGTTCGACGTGCTGGTGTCCACGACCGTGATTGAGGTGGGGGTGGACGTGCCCAACGCCTCGGTAATGGTGATCGAGAATGCCGAGCGCTTCGGCCTCTCGCAACTTCACCAGCTCCGGGGCCGGGTGGGGCGGGGCAGCGCCAAGAGTTACTGCGTGTTGGTCGCGGGCGAGCATTCCAAGAAGACGCGGCAGCGGCTCAAGATCATTGAGGGGAGCACCGACGGCTTCGTGATCGCGGAGGCCGACCTGAAGCTGCGCGGCCCCGGCGAGATTCGCGGCACCCGCCAGAGCGGGATTCCCGACCTGCGGCTGGGCGACCTCGCCAGCGACGTGGAGATCATCGAGCAGGCGCGGGCGCTGGCGAAACACATCCTCGCGCACGATCCGAGGCTGGAGCACCCCCGGCTGGGGTACCTGCGCTCGGAGTTGCAGAACCGCTCGCAGAGCGTGGCGTTCCGCGAGGTGATCTGA
- a CDS encoding Cof-type HAD-IIB family hydrolase, which yields MLGLLCVDVDGTLIGSDNRVREDVWAALADARARGMRVALCSGRPAFGNALEYARRLDPDGWHVFQNGASVVNVGSGESLSEGLPDDGLALLLNRAEATGRLLEVYTDRDYGFTLPGDPARRHAELLGVPYEVKSPQELTGTRVRAQWVVPHAQGPEVVAEPHPGLDLHPAGSPAMPDTLFVSVTRAGVSKGSAVTRVAEAYGVPLNRVMMVGDGHNDVTAMRVVGHPVAMGNADAEARAAGRYHVGHVDAGGLLEAVELALRL from the coding sequence ATGCTCGGGCTGCTGTGCGTGGATGTGGACGGAACCCTGATCGGCTCGGACAACCGGGTGCGGGAAGACGTGTGGGCGGCGCTGGCCGACGCGCGGGCGCGGGGGATGCGGGTGGCGCTGTGCAGCGGGCGGCCCGCCTTCGGGAACGCGCTGGAGTACGCCCGGCGGCTGGACCCGGACGGGTGGCACGTGTTTCAGAACGGGGCGTCGGTGGTGAATGTGGGCAGCGGCGAGAGCCTTAGCGAGGGCTTGCCGGATGACGGACTGGCCCTTCTCTTAAACCGGGCAGAGGCGACCGGACGGCTGCTGGAGGTGTACACCGACCGGGACTACGGCTTTACGCTGCCCGGCGACCCTGCGCGGCGGCACGCGGAGTTGCTGGGGGTGCCGTACGAGGTGAAGTCGCCCCAGGAGCTGACGGGCACGCGGGTGCGGGCGCAGTGGGTGGTGCCGCACGCGCAGGGACCGGAGGTCGTGGCGGAACCTCATCCGGGCCTGGACCTGCACCCGGCAGGCAGCCCGGCGATGCCGGACACGCTGTTTGTGTCGGTGACGCGGGCGGGTGTGAGCAAGGGCAGCGCGGTGACGCGGGTGGCGGAAGCCTACGGGGTGCCGCTCAACCGGGTGATGATGGTGGGCGACGGGCACAACGATGTGACGGCCATGCGGGTGGTCGGCCATCCGGTGGCGATGGGCAACGCGGACGCGGAGGCGCGGGCGGCTGGCCGTTACCACGTCGGGCATGTGGACGCGGGCGGGTTGCTGGAGGCGGTCGAGCTGGCGCTGCGGCTGTAG
- the asnS gene encoding asparagine--tRNA ligase, with protein sequence MTSTELPTTTIGGLKAHVGETVTLSAWLTDKSGKGKIQFLKLRDGTGFVQATVFKNDVPEEVFEAAKRLTQEQALTLVGEVRADERAPGGVELAVRDLSPISENRGEYPITPKEHGIEFLLDQRHLWLRHRRPWAVVRVRDSVQRAVIDFFHGEGFVRFDAPFFTPNAAEGTTELFEIDLFGEDKAYLSQTGQLHAEAGALAFGKVYTFGPTFRAEKSKTRRHLLEFWMVEPEVAPSTHAENMALQERLVSFIVRRVLEECSEELALLGRDVEKLRGAAEGNYPRVTYTEALEIVQRHIEDGDLPDNVQADVQPVEWGDDLGAPHETILGHHFDRPVMIEKYPAAIKAFYMQPDPEDERLALCDDMIAPEGYGEIIGGSQRIHDYDLLRSRIEHEGLPLEAFDWYLDLRRYGSVPHAGFGMGLERVIAWITGIDHIREAIPFPRMLTRMTP encoded by the coding sequence GTGACTTCGACGGAGCTTCCAACAACCACCATCGGTGGACTCAAGGCCCACGTGGGCGAGACCGTCACGCTAAGCGCGTGGCTGACCGACAAGAGCGGCAAGGGCAAGATCCAGTTCCTGAAACTGCGCGACGGCACGGGCTTCGTGCAGGCGACCGTGTTCAAGAACGACGTGCCCGAGGAGGTCTTCGAGGCGGCCAAGCGACTCACGCAGGAGCAGGCCCTCACGCTGGTGGGCGAGGTCCGGGCCGACGAGCGGGCGCCGGGCGGGGTGGAACTCGCGGTGCGGGACCTCTCCCCCATCTCGGAGAACCGGGGTGAGTACCCCATCACGCCCAAGGAACACGGCATCGAGTTCCTGCTCGACCAGCGGCACCTCTGGCTGCGCCACCGTCGGCCCTGGGCGGTCGTGCGGGTGCGCGACAGCGTGCAGCGGGCGGTGATCGACTTCTTCCACGGGGAGGGCTTCGTGCGCTTCGACGCGCCCTTTTTCACGCCAAACGCCGCCGAGGGCACGACCGAGCTGTTCGAGATCGACCTGTTCGGGGAGGACAAGGCGTACCTCTCGCAGACGGGCCAACTGCACGCCGAGGCGGGGGCGCTGGCCTTCGGCAAGGTCTACACCTTCGGGCCGACCTTCCGCGCCGAGAAGTCCAAGACGCGGCGGCACCTGCTGGAGTTCTGGATGGTGGAGCCGGAGGTCGCGCCCAGCACTCACGCCGAGAACATGGCGTTGCAGGAGCGGCTGGTGAGCTTTATCGTGCGGCGGGTGCTGGAGGAATGTTCGGAGGAACTCGCGCTGCTGGGGCGCGACGTGGAAAAGCTGCGGGGCGCCGCCGAGGGGAACTATCCGCGCGTGACGTACACCGAGGCGCTGGAGATCGTGCAGCGGCACATCGAGGACGGGGACCTCCCCGACAACGTGCAGGCGGACGTGCAGCCCGTCGAATGGGGCGACGACCTGGGCGCCCCGCACGAGACGATCCTGGGCCACCACTTCGACCGCCCGGTGATGATCGAGAAGTACCCGGCGGCGATCAAGGCCTTTTACATGCAGCCCGACCCGGAAGACGAGCGGCTGGCCCTGTGCGACGACATGATCGCGCCCGAGGGCTACGGCGAGATTATCGGCGGCTCGCAGCGCATCCACGACTACGACCTGCTCAGGAGCCGCATCGAGCACGAGGGGCTGCCGCTGGAGGCCTTCGACTGGTACCTCGACTTGCGGAGATACGGCTCGGTGCCGCACGCGGGCTTCGGCATGGGGCTGGAGCGGGTCATCGCCTGGATCACCGGGATCGACCACATCCGCGAGGCGATTCCCTTCCCGCGCATGCTGACGCGCATGACGCCCTGA
- a CDS encoding PhzF family phenazine biosynthesis isomerase, with translation MIAYCEVSAFTDTPGSGNRAGVVLDADGLSEEQMQALAAFLGVPETVFVTRMGDGAARVRYFTPTQEIDFCGHATVALGLRLAQEGRWAGEALALETLVGRVPLRLEQGAAGDCRVWMAQQAPETRRVGREVRRELAAALGIDERMIHRGLPLAAASTGLWSVFVPVIDRLVLDGMEPDLAEIHRLSDALGVSSVYAYAPVGVGRYAARDFAPAVGIPEDPVTGSAGGALFALLAAEGALPLRSGRACGVVYQGHSLGTPGEVEVEVSVEGQQVRDVQVGGCAVLNHEGEWAPR, from the coding sequence ATGATCGCGTACTGCGAGGTAAGCGCCTTTACCGACACGCCGGGCTCCGGCAACCGGGCGGGGGTGGTGCTGGACGCGGACGGGCTGTCCGAGGAGCAGATGCAGGCGCTGGCGGCATTTCTGGGCGTGCCGGAGACGGTCTTCGTGACCCGGATGGGGGACGGCGCGGCGCGGGTGCGGTACTTCACGCCCACCCAGGAGATCGACTTTTGCGGCCACGCGACGGTCGCGCTGGGGCTGCGGCTGGCGCAGGAGGGGCGCTGGGCGGGCGAGGCGCTCGCGCTGGAGACGCTGGTGGGTCGGGTTCCCCTGCGGCTGGAGCAGGGCGCGGCGGGCGACTGCCGGGTTTGGATGGCGCAGCAGGCTCCAGAGACGCGCCGGGTGGGGCGGGAGGTGCGGCGGGAGTTGGCGGCAGCCCTGGGCATCGATGAGCGGATGATCCACCGGGGGCTGCCCCTCGCGGCGGCGAGCACGGGGCTGTGGAGCGTGTTCGTGCCCGTCATCGACCGGCTGGTGCTGGACGGGATGGAGCCGGACCTGGCCGAGATTCACCGGTTGTCGGACGCGCTGGGGGTCAGCAGCGTGTATGCCTACGCGCCCGTGGGGGTGGGCAGGTACGCGGCGCGGGACTTCGCCCCGGCGGTGGGGATTCCCGAGGACCCGGTGACCGGCAGCGCGGGCGGGGCGCTCTTCGCGCTGCTGGCGGCGGAGGGGGCGCTCCCGCTGCGCTCGGGCCGGGCCTGCGGGGTGGTGTATCAGGGCCACAGCCTGGGCACCCCCGGCGAGGTGGAGGTGGAGGTCAGCGTGGAGGGCCAGCAGGTGCGGGACGTGCAGGTGGGCGGGTGCGCGGTCCTCAACCACGAGGGAGAGTGGGCGCCGAGGTAG
- a CDS encoding class I SAM-dependent methyltransferase, with amino-acid sequence MGAYDRLAATYNRQWGRYARTTAREVLGALPPLEAGPLLDVGCGTGTLLALARSRFPGARLIGAEPSAGMRGVAARTLADQGVTLLDCPAEALALPDASVGALTCLNVLHYLADPAAALREWRRVLRPGGTLVLQDYVPNALPGFARLAALNDRELVRVYTVPEMGELLKSAGFREITARPFRIDPFWRGGLASGVRP; translated from the coding sequence ATGGGAGCCTACGACCGCCTCGCCGCGACCTATAACCGGCAGTGGGGCCGCTACGCCCGCACCACGGCCCGCGAGGTGCTGGGCGCGTTGCCGCCCCTGGAGGCTGGCCCCCTGCTGGACGTGGGCTGCGGCACGGGCACCCTGCTCGCGCTCGCCCGGTCACGTTTCCCAGGGGCACGGCTGATCGGCGCCGAGCCCAGCGCGGGCATGCGTGGGGTGGCGGCGCGGACCCTCGCCGATCAGGGGGTGACCCTGCTTGATTGCCCCGCCGAGGCCCTCGCCCTGCCGGACGCCTCGGTGGGTGCCCTGACCTGCCTGAACGTGCTGCATTACCTCGCGGACCCGGCCGCCGCCCTGCGCGAGTGGCGGCGGGTGCTGCGGCCTGGCGGAACGCTTGTCCTGCAAGACTATGTTCCCAACGCTCTGCCCGGCTTCGCTCGCCTCGCCGCACTGAACGACCGCGAACTCGTGCGGGTCTACACGGTGCCGGAGATGGGCGAGCTGCTGAAGTCGGCAGGCTTCCGCGAGATTACGGCGCGGCCCTTCCGCATAGACCCGTTCTGGCGCGGCGGCCTGGCGAGCGGTGTGCGCCCCTGA
- the rsmA gene encoding 16S rRNA (adenine(1518)-N(6)/adenine(1519)-N(6))-dimethyltransferase RsmA, whose protein sequence is MTDPVAPPTDLPLYSPARVRELLARHGLKPTKSLGQNFLIDGNILRAIAEAGGAAPGVPVLEVGPGLGVLTREVATRGARVTALEKDERLRPVLAETLAGQGVEVVWGDALDFDYSTLPPGTRVIANLPYYITGVLLSRFMGAPNVLSATVLVQKEVGQRLAAHPGEDNYGFLSALAALHGRVRHVRDVPKGAFFPAPDVTSSVIRLDFDRERPAPEPAFLTFVEAALHHRRKTLRNNLRLAGYPAPGIDAALEAAGLRPDVRAEDVPLDMLRAAATALGVVR, encoded by the coding sequence ATGACCGACCCCGTTGCCCCTCCCACCGACCTCCCCCTCTACTCCCCGGCCCGCGTGCGCGAGTTGCTGGCCCGCCACGGGTTGAAACCCACCAAGAGCCTCGGCCAGAACTTCCTGATCGACGGCAACATCCTGCGGGCCATCGCGGAGGCGGGCGGCGCCGCACCCGGCGTGCCCGTGCTGGAGGTCGGCCCCGGCCTGGGCGTTCTGACCCGCGAGGTCGCCACCCGCGGCGCCCGCGTCACCGCGCTGGAAAAGGACGAGCGGCTGCGCCCCGTCCTCGCCGAGACGCTCGCCGGGCAAGGTGTGGAGGTGGTCTGGGGTGACGCCCTCGACTTCGACTATTCCACCCTCCCCCCCGGCACCCGCGTGATCGCCAACCTGCCCTACTACATCACCGGGGTGCTGCTCTCGCGTTTCATGGGGGCGCCGAACGTCCTCTCCGCGACCGTGCTGGTGCAGAAGGAGGTGGGCCAGCGTCTCGCCGCCCACCCCGGCGAGGACAATTACGGCTTCCTGAGTGCGCTCGCCGCCCTGCACGGCCGCGTGCGTCACGTCCGCGACGTGCCCAAGGGAGCCTTTTTTCCCGCGCCCGACGTGACGAGCAGCGTGATCCGCCTCGACTTCGACCGCGAGCGGCCCGCGCCCGAGCCCGCCTTCCTGACCTTTGTGGAAGCGGCCCTGCACCACCGCCGCAAGACCCTGCGCAACAACCTGCGGTTGGCCGGGTACCCGGCGCCCGGTATCGACGCGGCGCTGGAGGCGGCCGGGCTGCGCCCCGATGTCCGCGCCGAGGACGTGCCACTGGACATGCTGCGGGCCGCCGCGACCGCCCTGGGCGTGGTACGGTAG